In the Streptomyces fradiae ATCC 10745 = DSM 40063 genome, AGCTTCCGGTCGTCGGGCGTGACGGAGACCTGGAGGTCCTGGACGCCGCTGACCGAGACCTGCCCGACGCCGTCGATGTCCTCCAGGGCCGGGACGACGGTCCGCTCCAGCAGGCCGGCCAGGGCCTGCTGGTCCTTGCCGGTGGAGGAGGCGGCGAGGACGACGGTCGGGATGTCGTCCGTCGAGCCGGCGACCACCTGCGGGTCGACCCCGGCGGGCAGCACGGCGCGGGCGCGGTTGACGGCCTGCTGGACGTCGGCGACGAGCTGCTTGGTCGACTCGTCGCCGTAGTCGAAGGTGGCCATGATCAGGGCGTTGCCCTCGCTGGCCGTGGAGGTGACGCCCTTGAGGCCGTCGACGGCCTCCAGGGAGTTCTCCAGGGGCTCGACGACCTGCTTCTCGACCACGTCGGGCGAGGCGCCCTGGTACGGCGCGAGGACCGACACCATGGGCAGCTCGATGGAGGGCAGGAGCTGCTGCTTGAGCTGGGGTATCGCGATGGTGCCGAAGACGATCGCGACGATCGACATCAGGCCGACGAGGGCCCGCTGGGCGAGGCTGAATCTGGACAGCCAGGACATGGCGTCGTGGTTCTCTCTTCCGGGGTGTGGCTCGGCGTGGTCGCGCTCGGCACGGTGCGCCGGGCGCGGAGGCTCGGCGCGGTGCGCCAGGCGCGGTGGGCTTGGCGTGGTGGTCTCGCTCTGTGCGGTGTGCTTGGCGTGGTGGCTCGGCGCGGGTGGGCTCCGTGCGGTGGCTCGGGGCGGGTGGGCTCCGTGCGGTGGCTCGGCGTGCGTGGTCCGGTCGGCGGCCGGGCGGGGCCGGGGCGCGGTCCGGGCGGCCGGGTCGTACGGCCCCTCACACCATCCGCCATCGAGGAGGGCCCTTCCCTCGCCCGCAGGTCCCTTCCTGCCCCGCCCCGACTACCGCGTTCGGAGTACTCGGGCGGGCCGCTCAGTCCACCCTCGGGCGTACCAACCCCGACTCGTACGCGATGACGACCAGCTGGGCGCGGTCGCGGGCCCCGAGTTTGGCCATGGCCCGGTTCACATGGGTCTTGACGGTGAGGGGGCTGACCTCCAGCCGCGCGGCGATCTCGTCGTTGGAGAGCCCCGCGGCCACGTGGACCAGGACCTCCCGTTCCCGGCCGGTCAGCCCGGCCAGCCGTGCGGCGTGCGGGGCGGATCCGCCGGGGGGCGCGCCGCCCCCGGCCGTGCCCCCCGGCCCGTGCGGGCCTTGCGGGCTCTGCGCCAGGAACGTGGCGATCAGCCCCTTGGTGGCGGCCGGCGACAGCAGGGCGTCCCCCGCGGCGGCGACCCTGATGGCGCTCAGCAGCTCCTCCGGCTCGGCGCCCTTGCCGAGGAAGCCGCACGCCCCGGCGCGCAGCGACTGCACCACGTACTCGTCCACCTCGAACGTCGTCAGCATCACGACGTGGACGTCGCCCAGGTCCGGGTCGGCGGAGATCTCCCGGGTGGCGGCCAGGCCGTCCGTGCCCGGCATGCGGATGTCCATCAGCACCACGTCGGGCGAGGTCGCGCGGGCGAGCGCGACCGCCTCGGCGCCGTTCGCCGCCTCCCCGACGACCCGCATGTCCGGCTCCGACTCGACCAGCACCCGGAACGCGCTGCGCAGCAGGGCCTGGTCGTCGGCGAGCAGCACCTTGATCGGCTCGGGGACCGGTGCGGGGATCGGTGCGGGGGTCGACCCGAGGGTCGGTGCGGGGGCCGGTCCTGAGGCCGGTGCGGTGGTCGGCCCTGGGGCCGGTGCGGTGGTCGGCCCTGGGGCCGGTGCGGTGGTCGGTCCGGTGATCGGCTCGGTCGTCGTCATGGGACCAGGTCCTCCCCGGAGCGTGTGGTGAGGGGAAGTATCGCCCGCACCCGGTAGCCGCCCCCGTACCGGGGCCCGGTCGTGAGGGCCCCGCCGAGCGCCGCCACCCGCTCCCGCATCCCGACGAGCCCGTGCCCGCCGCCCGTGGGGGCGGGGCCCTCGGGGGTCCGGGCGTCGGGGGCCGCGCCGGTCCCGGACGCCGGGCCCGCACGGAGGGCGCTCCGGCGGGCCGGGGTGCGGGCGGCGGGGGCGGTCCCGCCGGCCGGGGTGGTCCTGGCCCCGCCGGCGGGGCGGGTGGAGACGGTCGCGACGGCGGGGGCGGTCCGGTCGGCGGGCGTGCGGTCGGCGGTGGTGCGGTCGGCGGGCGCGGGGCGGGGGGCGGGGGCGCGTACGCCGGGCCGGTCCGGCTCCCCGCGGGCGGGGGCCGGCCCTTCGGCGGGGGCGGCGGGCGCGGCGGTGCCCCCGTCGTCCAGGACGGTGACCTCGACCGTCCGGCCCACCCGCAGCACGCTCACCTCGGCCGTGGCGCCCGGACCCGCGTGCTTGCGGACGTTGGTCAGCGCCTCCTGGACGATCCGGTACGCGGCGAGGTCCACCGCCGCCGGGAGGTGGGTGTCCTGGTCGGTGCGGGCCACCCGGACCGGCAGGCCCGCGTGCCGGAACCCCTCCAGCAGGTCGTCGAGGACGGCCAGGCCGGGCGCGGGCTCGGTGGGGGCGGCCGGGTCCCCGGACTGGCGCAGCAGCCCCACCGTGGCGCGCAGCTCGTCGAGCGCGCGGCGGCTCGCCTCCCGGACGTGCGCGAGGGCCTCCTTCGCCTGGTCGGGACGGCGGTCCATGACGTGCGCGGCGACCCCGGCCTGGACGTTGACGAGGGCGATGTGGTGGGCGACCACGTCGTGCAGGTCGCGCGCGATGCGCAGCCGCTCCTCGGCCACGCGGCGGCGGGCCTCCTCCTCGCGGGTGCGCTCGGCCCGCTCGGCGCGCTCCCGTATGGCGTCCACGAACGCCCGCCGGCTGCGGACGGCGTCGCCCGCCGCGGCGGCCATGCCCGTCCAGGCGAAGACGCCCAGGTTCTGCTGGGTGTACCACGGCGCGGAGCCGAAGGACATGGCGGCGGCGGTCAGGACCGCCATCGTGGCGAGGCCGACCCGCCACGTCGTGGGCCGGTCGGTGCGGGAGGCGACCGTGTACAGGGCGACGACGGTGCTCATCGCGACCGGTGCGTGCGGGTCCCCGGCGGCGAAGTCCGAGACGGCGGCCGCGCCCGTGCAGACCAGGACCCGCACGGGCGCGCGGCGGCGGGCCACCAGCGCGGCGGCGCCCACCACCATGAGCACGACGCTCAGGGGGCGCGGGGTGCGCGCGCTGAAGGTGGGGCCGGTGCCGTCGCCGTGCGGCTCGACGAAGGACCCGAGGACCATCGCCCCGAGTACGGCGGCGGCCAGCACGGCGTCGCAGGCGAGCGGGTGCGCGCGCAGCCAGTCGCGGCAGCGCGTGAGGGCGTTTCCTTGGGCCGGCACACCGAGAGGGTAGCCAAGGCGGCCCGCCGCCCGGCCGCCCCGGACAGGGGGCGGGCGGACGGGGCGGGCGGCCAGGGCCCTGGGTGCCGGGCGGTGCCGGGGCAGTACCGGGCGGTGCCGGGCGGTACCGAGGTGGTGCCGGGCGGTACCGAGGTGGTGCGGGGCGCTACCGGCCGGGGATCAGCCCGTCGTCGGAGAGGAGGGAGCGCACTTCCTCCAGCGTCGCGTCCGGTGCCGGGAGGATCAGCTCGGACGGCTCCAGGGAGTCGTCGGGGAGCGGTGTGCCCAGCTCGCGGACGCGGTCCAGCAGGGCGTGCAGGGTGCGGCGGAAGCCGGCGCCGTCACCGGCCTCCATCTCCGCGAGCAGTTCGTCGTCCAGCTCGTCCAGCTCGGGGAAGTGGCTGTCGGCCAGTCTCACCTGGCCCTCCCCCATGATCCGCACGATCATGACGCCGCCTTTCAGCTCTTGTCGAACCTCGGTGCCTGCCGGCCCTCGCCCTGCGCCTGGCCCTGCTGCTGCGCGCCGTCGCCGCCCTCGATGGCCTGCTGCTGCGCGCTCGTCCCGCCGGCCAGCTCGGCCTTCATGCGCTGGAGCTCCAGCTCCACGTCCGTACCGCCCGACAGGCGGTCCAGCTCGGCCTGGATGTCGTCCTTGGCGAGACCCGACTGGTCGTCCAGGGCACCGGAGGCGAGCAGCTCGTCGATCGCGCCCGCGCGGGCCTGGAGCTGCGCCGTCTTGTCCTCGGCGCGCTGGATGGCCACGCCCACGTCGCTCATCTCCTCCGAGATGCCGGAGAACGACTCGGCGATGCGGGTCTGGGCCTGCGCGGCCGTGTACGTGGCCTTGATGGTCTCCTTGCGCGTGCGGAAGGCGTCCACCTTGGCCTGGAGGCGCTGCGCGGCGAGCGTCAGCTTCTCCTCCTCGCCCTGGAGCGTCTGGTGCTGCGTCTCCAGGTCGGTGACCTGCTGCTGGAGCGCGGCCCGCCGGGACAGCGCCTCGCGGGCGAGGTCCTCGCGGCCGAGCGCCAGCGCCTTGCGGCCCTGGTCCTCCAGCTTGGCGGACTGGCCCTGCAGCTGGTTGAGCTGGAGTTCGAGGCGCTTGCGGGAGGTGGCGACGTCGGCCACGCCGCGCCGCACCTTCTGGAGCAGCTCAAGCTGCTTCTGGTAGGAGTAGTCGAGGGTCTCGCGCGGGTCCTCGGCCCGGTCCAGGGCCTTGTTCGCCTTCGCGCGGAAGATCATCCCCATACGCTTCATCACACCGCTCATGGGCTTCGCGCGCCCCCTTCTGAACCGTCTCGGCTGCAGCTCTCCGACAGAACCCACCCTACGGGCCCTGCTTCCATTACCGCACTGTTCGGGCGCCGATGCGCTCCTCCCCAAGGACGAGTGGCCGCGCCGTTCCCTCCGGCGCAAGGAGTAGAGGACCGCGGATTCCCCCAGGGATGGCACGGGGTGCCCGTAGGGCGGGCACGGGGTGCCCGTCGGGGTCGCGCGGGCGCGGGGCGCGGGCCGTTGCCGGATCGTTCCCCGCCGGGGTCGGGTCCAGGCGCGGCACCCCGTACCCTTGGGCCTTGTGTTCCGTAGCCGTTCGAAGGATGAGAAGGCCCCCACCGGCAAGGTGACGGCGGACCTCTCCAAGCAGCCCCGCGACCCGCAGGCCCCCAAGGGCCGCCCCACCCCGAAGCGGAGCGAGGCCCAGTCCCAGCGCCGCCGCGCGGTGACGCCGACGCTCGACCGCAAGGAGGCGATGCGCCGCCAGCGCGAGGCCCGGCGTGCCGACCTGGCCCGCCAGCGCGAGGCCCTGGCCACCGGCGACGAGCGCTTCCTGCCCGCCCGCGACCGCGGCCCCGTCCGCCGGTTCGTGCGCGACTTCGTCGACTCCCGGTTCTTCGTCGCCGAGATGTTCCTGCCGCTCGCGGTGGTCATCCTGGTCCTGTCGGTGATCCAGGTCGGTCAGATGCAGACGATCGCCACGGTGCTGTGGCTGGGCGTCATCGTCCTGATCGTCGTCGACTCCATCGGCCTGGCGATCCGTCTGCGCAAGCAGCTCAAGCAGCGCTTCCCGGACACCCCGAAGCGCGGCGCGGTGGCGTACGCCCTGATGCGCTCGCTCCAGATGCGCCGCCTGCGGCTGCCGAAGCCGCAGGTCAAACGGGGAGAGCGGCCCTGAGTACCGCGGTCTCGGGGGGCGGGGGCGCGGCCGCCGAGGTACTGACGACGGGTCCCGGCGGACTGCGCGACACGGTCCGCCAGGAGATCGTCGCCCGCCAGCTCGACGAGCAGATCGGCGCCCGCTACCCGGTGGGCCAGCGGCTGCGGATACTCGACGTCGGCATGGGCCAGGGCACGCAGGCCCTGCGGCTCGCGCGGGCCGGGCACACGGTGACCGGACTGGAGTCCGACCCCGAGCTGCTGCGGGCGGCCCGCGAGGCCCTGTCCGGTGAGCCCGCCGGGATCCGGGAGCGGTTCCGGCTGATCGAGGGCGACGGCCGGGAGACCGGCGTCCACTTCCTGCCGGGCAGCTTCGACGTCGTGCTCTGCCACGGCGTGCTGATGTACGTCGACGAGCCCGACGCCATGCTCGCCGGGCTCGCCCGCATGCTGGCCCCCGGCGGCCTGCTGTCCCTGGTGGTACGGAACGCCGACGCGCTGGCCATGCGGCCGGGGCTGGCCGGGGACTGGGCGGGCGCCCTCGCCGCGTTCGACGCGGACACCTGCGCGGGAGAGCGGGGGGTGCCCGCGCGCGCCGACCGGCTCGACACGCTGACGGCCACGCTCGCCGGCATCGCGGCGCCGCTGCAGGCCTGGTACGGCGTGCGGGTCTTCACCGAGACGGTGCCCGGCGACGAGGGGCTGCCCGCGGCGCAGGAGCTGGACCGGCTGCTGGCCGCCGAGGACCGCGCGGGGCGCACCGACCCGTACCGGCGCGTGGCGTCGCTGCTGCACCTGTGCGGCGTCCGGGGCTGACGGGGCTGAGCGGCGTCCGGGGCTCGGACGGGCGGGTACGGCCCGCGGGACCGACGGCGGGCGCGCGGGGCTGACGGGCCTGTGCTGCGTCCGGGACTGACGGCGGGGCGCCGACGACGCCCGATCCGGCGAGGCCCGCGAGCGCAGAGGGCCCGCGGTCGGCCGCTTCGCGGGCGGGGCCGGGCGGGCGCCGTGCGGAGGCCGGATCGTACGCCCCCGGATCGGCCGGAATCCGCGCCCCGGCGGGACAGGTGCGGACCGGGTCCGCGGCGTCCTAGCCGGTGTGAGTAGTGAGAGCTCTGTGGACAAGGGCGCCGCGACGCCCCGGCTGCCCGCGCGGGAGACCTGGCGGGCGCTGTACCGGCACTTCCGGCCGCACCGCGCGGTCGTCGCCCTCGGCACGCTGCTGGCGCTGGTCGGCACCGTGGCCGGACTGGCGCAGCCACTCGCCGCCAAAGCCCTGGTCGAACGGCTCGGCCGGGAGGAGTCGATCACGGGCGTGCTGCTCGCTCTGACCGCGCTGGTGGTCGCCGGGACGGCGGTCCAGGCGGTCGGCTCGTACGTCCTGGAGCGCACCGCCGAGTCGGTGGTGCTCGCCGCCCGGCGGTCGCTGATCGGGCGGCTGCTGCGGCTGCGGCTGGCGGAGGTGGAGCGGACCCAGCCGGGCGACCTGATGTCGCGGATCACCTCGGACACGACGCTGCTGCGGGCCGTGACGACCCAGTCGGTCGTCTCCGCGGTGACGGGCGGGGTCGGCTTCCTGGCCACGCTGGTGATGATGCTGCTCATGGACGCCGTGCTGCTCGGCGTGACCCTCGGGGTGATCGTGCTGATCGGCGGGGCGTTCGCGCTGGCCATGCCCAGGATCGCGGAGGCGACGCGGCGCTCGCAGGAGGCGGTCGGGGAGATATCCAGCCGTCTGGAGCGGGTCTTCGGGGCGTTCCGCACCGTGAAGGCGTCGGGCGCCGAGGAGCGGGAGACCGCCGCCGTGGAGGCCGCCGCGCAGGAGGCGTGGCGGCACGGGGTGAAGGCCGCGAAGTGGCAGGCGCTCGCCGGTTCGTCGGTGGGGCTCGCGATCCAGGTGTCGTTCCTGGCGGTGCTCGGCATCGGCGGGGCGCGGGTCGCGTCCGGGGCGATCACCGTCGCCGAGCTGATCGCGTTCCTGCTGTACCTGTTCTACCTGATGGAGCCGGTGTCGCAGCTCGTGGAGGCGGCGACGCAGTACCAGAAGGGGTCGGCGGCCATCGCCCGCGTCGAGGAGGCGGAGCGGCTGGCGGTGGAGGACCCCGCCGGGGCGGCGGGCGGCTCGGCGGCCCGGGTTCCGGCCGGGGCGGCGGGCTCGGCGGCCGGGGCGGCGGGCTCCCCGGTCGGAGGGGCGGGCTCGACGGCCGGAGGAGGGGCGTCGGCCGGAGGAGGGGCGTCGGTCGTCTTCGAGAACGTCGCCTTCCGCTACCGGGACGACCTGCCGTACGTCCACCACGGGGTGTCGTTCGAGGTGCCCGGTCCGGGCATGACCGCCTTCGTCGGCCCGTCGGGCGCCGGGAAGACGACCGTCTTCGGTCTGGTCGAGCGGTTCTACGAGGCGACCGGCGGCCGGGTCCTGGTGGACGGCAGGGACGTGCGCGACTGGCCGGTCGCCGAGCTGCGGGCCTCCATCGGGTACGTGGAGCAGGACGCCCCGGTCCTGGCGGGCACGCTCCGCGACAACCTGCTGTTCGCCGCGCCCGACGCGACGGAGGGGGACATCCGCGAGGTGCTCGTCCGGGCGCGGCTGGACGCGCTCGTGGAGCGCTTGCCGGAGGGGCTGGACACCCTGGTGGGGCACCGCGGCTCGAAGCTGTCGGGCGGCGAGCGGCAGCGGGTGGCCGTCGCCCGCGCGCTGCTGCGCAAGCCCCGGCTGCTCCTGCTGGACGAGGCCACCTCGCAGCTCGACGCGGTGAACGAGCTGGCGCTGCGGGACGTCGTCGCCGAGGCGGCGCGGGACGTGACCGTCCTGGTGGTGGCGCACCGGCTGTCCACGGTGACGCTGGCCGACCGGATCGTGGTGATGGACGCCGGCCGGGTGCGGGCGGTGGGCACGCACGACGAGCTGGTGGCGGGCGACCCGCTGTACGGGGAGCTGGCCGCGACCCAGTTCCTGGCGGCTCGCGCGTAGCGGTCGGGCGTGCCCGGCCGGCGGGGCGGATGCCCCCTGATCGGGTGCGCTGCGCGGGCAGGGGCGCGCGGACGAAAGGGATACTCCGGACATGGATGCCCTCCCGCCGCGCCCCCGCACGCCGCTGCCGCCCCTCGCCGCCGTGGCCGTCGCGGCCACGGCCGCCCTGCTGGGCGGCTGCACCGCCGCCCCGCTCCCCGCGGGCCCCGCGGCGGCCGGGCCCCGCGTCCCGGCGACCGCGCCGACCCGGGCGGCGGCCGAGCCGCGGCAGCCGGGCGACCTGCAGAGCGAGTACCAGACCGTCATCAAGAACGTCCTGCCGTCGGTCGTCACCATCGAAGCGGGCGACAGCCTGGGCTCGGGCGTCGTCTACGACGCCGAGGGGCACATCGTCACCAACGCCCACGTCGTCGGCTCCGCCCGCAGCTTCCGCGTCACCATCGCCACCCGCGAGCAGCCCGTCGCCGCGCGGCTGGTCTCCAGCTACCCGGAGCAGGACCTCGCCGTCATCAAACTGGAGGGCGCCCCGCCGGAGGGGGTGCGGCCCGCCCGGTTCGGGGACTCGGCGAAGGTGGAGGTCGGGCAGATCGTCCTCGCCATGGGCGCCCCGCTGGGGCTGTCCGGCTCCGTCACGCAGGGCATCGTCTCCGCGATCGGCCGCACGGTCAGCGAGGGCGACTCCGGCGGGGGGACGGGCGCGACGATCGGCAACATGGTGCAGACCTCCGCGCCGATCAACCCGGGCAACAGCGGCGGCGCGCTCGTCAACCTGGACAGCGAGGTCATCGGCATCCCGACCCTCGCGGCGGCCGACCCGGAGCTGGGCGGCGGGACGGCGCCGGGGATCGGCTTCGCCATTCCCGTGTCGATGGTGCGGACGGTCGCCGACCAGATCGTGAAGTACGGGAGCGTACGGGAGTCGGGGCGGGCCGCGCTCGGGATCTCGGGGCGGACGGTGCTGGACGACGACTACCGCCCGGCCGGGGTCGCGGTGGAGCGCGTCACGGAGGACGGCGCCGCGCAGGCGGCGGGGCTGCGGGTGGGCGACATCATCACGCGGGTGGGCGGCGACGAGATCACCACGATCACCTCGCTGCTGGAGGCCCTGGCGTCGATGCAGCCGGGGCAGCGGGTGCAGGTGCGCTACCTGCGCGAAGGCAAGGGGCGGACGGCGCAGGTCACCCTGGGCGAGATGTGACGGCCCGCGGGACGCGACGGCGTGCCGGCGGGGTGCGCCCGGCGTGCGGGCGGATGCCCGGCGTAGGGGCGTGACGCCCGGCGTAGGGGCGTGATGCGTACCGGTGTACGGAGTGCCCCGGGCGGAGCGCCCCGGGGGACGGGACCGGTCCGTCCTTCCCGACCCGGCCGCGCCCGGCCGGTCCGGGGAGGGGCGGCGGCCCGCCCTGGCGGCGGGCCGGCGCGGCCCCGGCCGGTCGGGACCCGGTGAGCCGGACCCCCGCCGGCCCCCCGGAGACCGGGACCCGGAGACCGGGACCCTGCGGTCAGGACCCGGCGGTCACGACTCGGCGTTCAGGTCCCGGCGTTCACGACTCGGCGTTCACGACTCGGCGTTCAGCGACATCGGGCCGTAGATCTTCGTGTCGTCCTCGTAGAGGCTGGCCTGCTGCGCGCCGCCCTCCAGCAGGTCCCGCCAGGTCTCGCCGATCCAGGACTCGGCGTCCCCCTGCGTGGTGAACTCCTCCGGCCGCACCGCCGGCTCCACCTCCGTGCCGTCGGCACTCTCGAACCGCCACGTCCACGCCATGTGCCCCTCCAAGGGTTCCCGCACCAGTGCTGGTTCCTGCCCGCAGCGTAGCCGGGCGCGCAGCCGCGCGGGGCTCACGGGAAGATCGGGTACGTGGAACTGACTCTGCTCGGCACCGGAGCCCCGGCCGGGCTCCCCCGCCCCGGCTGCCCCTGCGCCGCGTGCGCCACCGCCCGCGGCCCCTACGCGCGCAGCGCCGCCTCGCTGCTCGTGGACGGCGCGCTGCTCCTGGACCTCACCCCCGGCGCCGCCCTGGCCGCCGCCCGCGCGGGGCGCACCCTGACGGGCGTACGGCAGGTGCTGCTCACCCACCCGCACGACGGCCCGCCCGTGGAGCTGCCCGCCGGGCTGCCGACGGCCGGCCGGGTGCCGGACGGCCGGGAGCTCACCCTCATCAGCGGGCACCGGGTCCGGGCCGTGGCGCTGGACGCGCCCGGCACCGGGTACGAGGTGGCGTCCCTGGAGGGGGCCCGGATGCTGTACCTGCCGCCGGGCGGCGCCCCCGCCGGGCCGGCCGCGCGGCAGCGCCCGTACGACCTGGTCGCGCTCGACGTGACCGGCCGGCCCGACGCGCTGGCCCGGCTCCGGGCGGTGGGCGCGGTCGGGGCGGAGACCGACGTGCTCGCCGTGCACCTGGACCACGACGCGGCGCCCGGCCCCGCGCTGGACCGGCGGCTCGGCGCGGCCGGGGCCAGGGCCGTGCCCGACGGGACGACGCTGACGGTCGGCGCGTACCGGGAGGCGCCCGCGCCGCCCCGGCGCACCCTGGTGACCGGCGGCGCCCGGTCGGGCAAGTCGCTGGAGGCCGAGCGGCGCCTGGAGGCGTACCCGGACGTGGTGTACGTGGCGACGGGCGGGGGCCGGGACGGCGACGCCGAGTGGGCGGCCCGCGTCGGCGCGCACCGGGAGCGCAGGCCCGCCTCCTGGCGCACCGAGGAGACCTGCGAGGTCGCGGAGCTGCTCGCGGCGGACGGGCCGCCGCTGCTGGTCGACTGCCTGTCGCTGTGGCTGACCGACGCGATGGACCGGGTCGGCGCCTGGGACGACGGGACCTGGGCCCGCACCGGTGAGAAGGCGCTGCGGGAGCGGGTCGCGGAGCTGGTGGCCGCCGTCCGCGCGACGCGCCGCACGGTGGTCGCCGTCACCAACGAGGTGGGCTCCGGCGTCGTCCCCGCGACGGCCGCCGGGCGGCGCTTCCGGGACGAGCTGGGGCGGCTCAACGCGGCCTTCGCCGACGAGTGCGAGCAGGTGCTCCTCGCGGTGTCCGGGCAGGTCCTGGTGGTGCGCGGCTGACCGCCCGGCCGGGCCGCTCCGGGGATCCGGCCGGCCCGGCGCCGGCCTCCCCGCCGGCCCGGCACCGGCCGTCTCGCCGGGCCGGTACTGTTCCGCGAATGAGCAGGCTGAATCTCGACGACTTCTCCGAACTGATCGAGCGCCCGGACAGCGGCACCCGCAGGGACGCCGAGGAACGCCGGGAGCGGCTCTCCGTGCCGCCCGGCGCGCTCGGCCGCCTGGACGAGCTCGGGGAGTGGCTCGCCGCGGCGCAGGGCGCCGTGCCCGTACGGCCCGTGGAGCGGCCGAAGCTGGTGCTGTTCGCCGGGGACCACGGGGTGGCCGCGCTCGACGTGTCGGGCCGCCCGGCCGGGGCGGCGCACGTCCTCGTACGGCGCGTGCTCGACGGCGCCAGTCCGGCCGCCGTGCTGGCCCGGCGCGCCGGGGTGCCGGTGCGGGTCGTGGACGCGGGCCTGGACTGCGACCCCGCGCTGCTCCCCGACGACGTCGTACGGCGCCGGGTGCGGCGCGGCAGCGGGCGGATCGACGTGGCGGACGCCCTCACGGCGGAGGAGGCCGAGCGGGCGGTGCGGCTCGGTGTGGCCGTCGCCGACGAGGAGGCCGACTCGGGCACGGACCTGGTGGTCCTGGGCGACCTGAGCGTCGGCGGGACCACGGTGGCCGCGACGCTGATCGCCGCGCTGTGCGGCACCGACGCCTCGGTGGTGACCGGGCGGGGCGGCGCCGGCATCGACGACCTGGCGTGGATGCGCAAGTGCGCGGCGGTCCGCGACGCGCTGCGCCGGGCCCGGCCCGTGCTGGGCGACCAGCTGGCGCTGCTGGCGGCGGTGGGCGGCGCGGACTTCGCCGCGATGACCGGCTTCCTGCTCCAGTCGGCGGTGCGGCGGATGCCGGTGATCCTGGACGGCGTGGTGTCGGCGGCGTGCGCGCTGGTCGCGCAGCGGGCGGCGTTCCGGGCGCCGGACTGGTGGCTGGCCGGGCAGGTCAGCGGGGAGCCCGCGCAGGCGAAGGCGTTGGACCGGATGGCGCTCAACCCGCTGCTCGACCACGGCGTCACTGTGGGCGAAGGAACCGGGGCGCTGCTCGCCCTGCCCCTCGTCCAGGCCGCCGCGGCGCTCGCGGCGGAGCTGCCGGTACGGCCCGACCAGCCGGAGCCGCAGGACGCGGGCGGGACGGGCGGCATGGACTGACGCACGCACCGGTGCGGCCCGCCCGCCAGGGGCGGGCCGCACCGGTGCGCGACGTGGCCGCGCGCCCCCGGACGACCGCGCCGCACGCGCCTCAGGGGGAGCCCATTGACCGCCGAAGGAACAGCCCTGCCACGGATCGCCGCCGTGGCCCCGCCGGACCGGCGGACCGCGCCCGCGCTCCGGCCGCTCTCCGCGCCCCGGCCGGGGGCGGGCCGGTGAGCCCGGCCGTACGGGCGTTCGCGCGCCGGGAGTGGGGGCCGCTGTTCGGTGCGGTGCGGGCGGCGCTGGCCGCGCGCGGGCCTCGGGCGGTGCCCCTGACGACGGCCGCGGTGTGTCTGACGGGGCTGTTCCAGCTCGTGCAGAACCAGCCGTGGGGGTACGGGCCGGTCCAGGCCGTCGGGTCGGTGCGGGCGGAGGACCCGCTGTGGGCGGCGCTGGCGCGCACGCCCCTGTCGCTGTTCGTCCCGGCGCTCGACCTGCCGGTGTGGGGCGCGCTCGCGCAGGTCCTCGTCGTCTTCGGGATCGCGGAGATCTGCCTGGGCCGGACCCGGACGCTCGTCGTCGCGTACGTCGCGACGCTGGCCGGGACGACGTACGCCCGGGTCGGCATCGCCCTGGGGCCCGGCACGCCGCTGCTGGGGCTGCCCGCCTCCGACGCGCGCGTGGTGGACACCGGTCCGTCGGCGGCCGTGGTCGGGCTGGCGGTGTTCGTCTGCTGGCGGTACCGGGCGCGGCTCACCGGGTGGCTGGTGATCGCCGCCATGGTGGTGGAGGCGGTGGTCAAGCCGAACCTGGCGGGCAAGGAGCACCTGGCGGCCCTGGTGGCCGCGGTGGCGGCGTACGGGCTGGCGCGGTGGCGCCGGGGGCGTGCGCTCCCG is a window encoding:
- a CDS encoding response regulator translates to MTTTEPITGPTTAPAPGPTTAPAPGPTTAPASGPAPAPTLGSTPAPIPAPVPEPIKVLLADDQALLRSAFRVLVESEPDMRVVGEAANGAEAVALARATSPDVVLMDIRMPGTDGLAATREISADPDLGDVHVVMLTTFEVDEYVVQSLRAGACGFLGKGAEPEELLSAIRVAAAGDALLSPAATKGLIATFLAQSPQGPHGPGGTAGGGAPPGGSAPHAARLAGLTGREREVLVHVAAGLSNDEIAARLEVSPLTVKTHVNRAMAKLGARDRAQLVVIAYESGLVRPRVD
- a CDS encoding sensor histidine kinase, with amino-acid sequence MPAQGNALTRCRDWLRAHPLACDAVLAAAVLGAMVLGSFVEPHGDGTGPTFSARTPRPLSVVLMVVGAAALVARRRAPVRVLVCTGAAAVSDFAAGDPHAPVAMSTVVALYTVASRTDRPTTWRVGLATMAVLTAAAMSFGSAPWYTQQNLGVFAWTGMAAAAGDAVRSRRAFVDAIRERAERAERTREEEARRRVAEERLRIARDLHDVVAHHIALVNVQAGVAAHVMDRRPDQAKEALAHVREASRRALDELRATVGLLRQSGDPAAPTEPAPGLAVLDDLLEGFRHAGLPVRVARTDQDTHLPAAVDLAAYRIVQEALTNVRKHAGPGATAEVSVLRVGRTVEVTVLDDGGTAAPAAPAEGPAPARGEPDRPGVRAPAPRPAPADRTTADRTPADRTAPAVATVSTRPAGGARTTPAGGTAPAARTPARRSALRAGPASGTGAAPDARTPEGPAPTGGGHGLVGMRERVAALGGALTTGPRYGGGYRVRAILPLTTRSGEDLVP
- the pspAA gene encoding PspA-associated protein PspAA, whose amino-acid sequence is MIVRIMGEGQVRLADSHFPELDELDDELLAEMEAGDGAGFRRTLHALLDRVRELGTPLPDDSLEPSELILPAPDATLEEVRSLLSDDGLIPGR
- a CDS encoding PspA/IM30 family protein, translating into MSGVMKRMGMIFRAKANKALDRAEDPRETLDYSYQKQLELLQKVRRGVADVATSRKRLELQLNQLQGQSAKLEDQGRKALALGREDLAREALSRRAALQQQVTDLETQHQTLQGEEEKLTLAAQRLQAKVDAFRTRKETIKATYTAAQAQTRIAESFSGISEEMSDVGVAIQRAEDKTAQLQARAGAIDELLASGALDDQSGLAKDDIQAELDRLSGGTDVELELQRMKAELAGGTSAQQQAIEGGDGAQQQGQAQGEGRQAPRFDKS
- a CDS encoding DUF3043 domain-containing protein, with the protein product MFRSRSKDEKAPTGKVTADLSKQPRDPQAPKGRPTPKRSEAQSQRRRAVTPTLDRKEAMRRQREARRADLARQREALATGDERFLPARDRGPVRRFVRDFVDSRFFVAEMFLPLAVVILVLSVIQVGQMQTIATVLWLGVIVLIVVDSIGLAIRLRKQLKQRFPDTPKRGAVAYALMRSLQMRRLRLPKPQVKRGERP
- a CDS encoding class I SAM-dependent methyltransferase, translated to MTTGPGGLRDTVRQEIVARQLDEQIGARYPVGQRLRILDVGMGQGTQALRLARAGHTVTGLESDPELLRAAREALSGEPAGIRERFRLIEGDGRETGVHFLPGSFDVVLCHGVLMYVDEPDAMLAGLARMLAPGGLLSLVVRNADALAMRPGLAGDWAGALAAFDADTCAGERGVPARADRLDTLTATLAGIAAPLQAWYGVRVFTETVPGDEGLPAAQELDRLLAAEDRAGRTDPYRRVASLLHLCGVRG